The following coding sequences lie in one Streptomyces sp. WMMB303 genomic window:
- a CDS encoding IS30 family transposase: MGAVERHKQVRAYRGLMPSPGRPSVAWREDRVRFWTEIARGAKTEVACSAAGVSGPVGFRWFRHAGGVNPCLPDEVSGRYLSFREREDIAVWHAQGAGVRETARRLGRAPSTVSRELRRNASTRTYTLDYRASTAQWHAERRARRPKTAKLVDNPRLRVYVQARLSGDVTDAGGNRVGPEGPAWKGRNKPHRGDRGWVTAWSPEQIARRLPIEFPNDEDMRISHEAIYQALYVEGRGALKRELVACLRTGRALRVPRARGRQKAWAHVTDKVLLSERPAEAEDRAVPGHWEGDLIIGLKRSAIGTLVERTTRFTM; the protein is encoded by the coding sequence ATGGGTGCTGTGGAACGGCACAAGCAGGTTCGTGCGTACCGGGGGTTGATGCCGTCGCCGGGCAGGCCGTCGGTGGCCTGGCGTGAGGACAGGGTCAGGTTCTGGACGGAGATTGCTCGGGGTGCCAAGACCGAGGTTGCGTGCAGTGCTGCGGGGGTGTCCGGGCCGGTGGGGTTCCGCTGGTTCCGGCACGCTGGCGGCGTGAATCCGTGTCTTCCTGATGAAGTGTCCGGGCGCTACCTGTCGTTTCGAGAACGGGAGGACATCGCTGTCTGGCATGCCCAGGGCGCCGGCGTCCGCGAGACCGCCCGCAGGCTCGGACGGGCGCCGTCGACTGTCTCCCGTGAGCTACGGCGCAATGCCTCCACTCGGACCTACACGCTGGACTACCGGGCCTCGACCGCGCAGTGGCACGCTGAACGCCGGGCCCGGCGCCCGAAGACAGCCAAGCTCGTGGACAATCCAAGACTGCGAGTCTATGTCCAGGCCCGTCTGTCAGGGGACGTCACCGACGCCGGAGGCAACCGTGTCGGCCCCGAGGGCCCGGCCTGGAAGGGGCGCAACAAACCGCACCGCGGGGACAGAGGCTGGGTGACAGCATGGAGCCCGGAGCAGATAGCGCGACGCCTACCCATCGAGTTCCCCAACGACGAGGACATGCGCATCAGCCACGAGGCGATCTACCAGGCGCTCTACGTCGAGGGACGTGGCGCGCTGAAACGCGAGCTGGTGGCCTGTCTGCGCACCGGACGGGCGCTGCGTGTTCCCCGGGCTCGCGGCCGGCAGAAGGCGTGGGCCCACGTCACCGACAAGGTCCTCCTCAGCGAGCGTCCCGCCGAGGCCGAGGACCGCGCCGTTCCCGGGCACTGGGAGGGCGACCTCATCATCGGGCTGAAACGCTCGGCAATCGGAACCCTCGTCGAGCGCACCACCAGGTTCACCATG
- a CDS encoding integrase core domain-containing protein, whose protein sequence is MRRSVESVQYTSREFAELADSFGIRLSVGRTGQCWDNALAESFFATLKRELPCDSPWPSKATAHAAIFEWVESWYNLKRLHSSLGYRTPADYEAATTAA, encoded by the coding sequence TTGCGACGATCAGTTGAATCCGTCCAGTACACCAGCCGTGAATTCGCCGAACTCGCCGACAGCTTCGGCATCCGGCTGTCCGTCGGCCGCACCGGCCAGTGCTGGGACAACGCGCTGGCCGAGTCGTTCTTCGCCACCCTCAAGAGGGAACTTCCCTGCGACAGCCCATGGCCCAGCAAAGCCACCGCACACGCCGCGATCTTCGAATGGGTCGAGAGCTGGTACAACCTCAAACGCCTGCACAGCAGCCTCGGCTACCGAACCCCCGCCGACTACGAAGCCGCCACCACAGCGGCCTGA
- a CDS encoding IS481 family transposase — MPHRNAPLTETGRLRLARCVVEDGWPLRRAAERFQVSPTTAQRWAERYRLLGEAGMTDRSSRPRHSPRRTPTRTERRIIKVRLLRRWGPARIAHLLDLVPQTVHRVLTRFGLARLTHLDRATGRVIRRYEREHPGELVHVDIKKLGNIPDGGGHKVLGRQAGRKTRKNAGYSYIHTAVDDHSRLAYSEIHTDEKKDTATGFWARAHAYFTSVGITVERVLTDNGACYKSHTWRDTLAAAGITHKRTRPYRPQTNGKVERLNRTLLDEWAYARPYRSEQERRDAFPQWLHTYNHHRGHTALAGKPPASRVPNLTEQYS; from the coding sequence GTGCCCCACCGTAATGCACCCCTGACCGAGACCGGACGTCTGCGTCTGGCCCGTTGCGTGGTCGAGGACGGCTGGCCGCTCCGGCGGGCTGCCGAACGCTTCCAGGTCTCGCCGACCACGGCTCAGCGGTGGGCTGAGCGCTACCGGCTGCTGGGCGAGGCCGGGATGACCGACCGCTCCTCGCGTCCCCGTCACAGCCCGCGGCGGACGCCGACACGGACCGAGCGAAGGATCATCAAGGTCCGCCTCCTGCGCCGGTGGGGCCCGGCCCGCATCGCGCACCTGCTGGACCTCGTGCCCCAGACCGTGCACCGCGTGCTGACGCGGTTCGGGCTGGCCCGGCTGACCCATCTGGACCGTGCGACCGGCCGCGTCATACGCCGCTACGAACGCGAACATCCCGGCGAGCTCGTCCACGTCGACATCAAGAAACTGGGCAACATCCCCGACGGCGGCGGCCACAAGGTCCTCGGCCGCCAGGCCGGCCGCAAGACCCGCAAGAACGCCGGCTACAGCTACATCCACACCGCCGTCGACGACCACTCCCGCCTCGCCTACAGCGAGATCCACACCGACGAGAAGAAGGACACGGCCACCGGCTTCTGGGCCCGGGCACACGCCTACTTCACCAGCGTCGGCATCACCGTCGAACGCGTCCTGACCGACAACGGCGCCTGCTACAAGTCCCACACCTGGCGCGACACACTGGCAGCGGCCGGGATCACCCACAAGCGAACCCGGCCCTACCGGCCCCAGACCAACGGCAAGGTCGAACGCCTCAACCGCACCCTGCTCGACGAATGGGCCTACGCCCGCCCCTACCGGTCAGAACAGGAACGACGCGACGCGTTCCCGCAGTGGCTGCACACCTACAATCACCACCGCGGACACACCGCACTCGCAGGCAAACCACCCGCCAGCCGCGTCCCCAACCTCACAGAGCAATACAGCTAG
- a CDS encoding SpoIIE family protein phosphatase produces MTRDDDRLRRDLLANSSDLDENALLRLALQHIVVALGGLGGLAHVVESEEGGGSLRLVAATGLPATVVGGWEDLRLDEAAPGQAALHREPAWAGTWPSPTGGDSESMPMGWGAVGAFSVPLLLEDRLIGTISTLLGGEPPPDRKKYAAELASVVGRRLEEVETECAGRPRVSRDRYGPEERRRALATVQVGTWEWEQATGVRMDDIGEALVELAGLTPYSWDHMPETWLARIHPDDRTAVLEETRRAVDTGETRALEYRVLDANGQVHWVEQRGQYFHSEESTTGRAYGTLADVTLRRGKLEWLTTLQELHPDPVFAMSMDNRVAWGNMVMRNQGAARGVTIVGAVPWEVDEALAGLGLQEMLARARAAGGTAITHELQILREPETGSMVAYSARAAQVGEYVTVMLEDITERKRAEEVEQARAQELWRSLKPKALPRLVAVSVAARHSAGGSTDIGGSWYDAIQLSGGRVALISGSVTGGGLSEAITMGQLRATVAELTALDYPLAELMARLGESEVVTSALAGDLQAQLLLALYDATTGSLSMVSAEHPPPVLAAPAESARLPDLHGGPGLGASPLAYEISHADVPSGSLLALSTTGFTGTQTEAEHLRPEVARLLERTLSLGSVPPLEDACDALANLAEDETTTGEASVLLAHLDRVPSDRVAAWNLPWDPQSAGSARKKVLAQVCEWGEEELAFTAELVVSELIGNVIRHTEQGPVRLRLLHLGQDLVIEVYDGSQSMPHMQPIRLMEESGRGLMMIGEMAAAMNGGWGARYTQDGKCIWVRLGQADDKRADPGPAVTSLLSALDETMATSE; encoded by the coding sequence GTGACCCGGGATGACGACCGTTTGCGTCGTGATCTGCTCGCGAACTCTTCGGACCTTGATGAGAACGCGCTGCTGCGGCTGGCTTTGCAGCACATTGTGGTGGCCCTCGGAGGGCTCGGCGGTCTGGCACATGTGGTCGAGTCGGAGGAGGGCGGCGGCTCTCTACGTTTGGTGGCCGCAACGGGCCTTCCTGCGACAGTCGTGGGGGGCTGGGAAGATCTGCGGCTGGATGAGGCGGCTCCTGGACAGGCCGCCCTTCATCGAGAGCCTGCTTGGGCTGGGACTTGGCCTTCTCCCACGGGCGGGGACTCGGAGAGCATGCCCATGGGCTGGGGGGCCGTGGGTGCGTTCTCCGTACCACTGCTGCTTGAAGACCGTCTGATCGGGACCATCTCCACTTTGCTGGGCGGAGAGCCGCCGCCGGATCGAAAGAAGTATGCGGCGGAACTTGCCTCGGTGGTCGGCCGCAGGCTGGAAGAGGTCGAGACGGAGTGCGCAGGCCGGCCGAGGGTTTCGCGCGATCGCTATGGGCCCGAAGAGCGTCGTCGGGCGTTGGCTACCGTTCAGGTCGGCACCTGGGAGTGGGAGCAGGCCACCGGTGTGAGAATGGACGACATCGGTGAAGCACTGGTGGAGCTGGCAGGGCTGACGCCCTACAGCTGGGACCACATGCCCGAGACATGGCTGGCGCGCATTCACCCCGATGACCGTACGGCGGTCCTGGAGGAAACCAGACGTGCGGTGGACACGGGGGAGACGCGGGCGCTCGAGTATCGCGTACTTGATGCCAACGGCCAGGTTCATTGGGTGGAACAACGGGGCCAGTATTTCCATTCTGAGGAGAGTACGACCGGAAGGGCGTACGGCACCCTGGCGGACGTCACGCTGCGTCGCGGCAAACTGGAGTGGCTGACCACTCTTCAGGAACTGCACCCGGACCCTGTTTTCGCGATGTCCATGGACAATCGGGTGGCTTGGGGCAACATGGTCATGCGCAACCAAGGCGCAGCCCGGGGTGTGACCATCGTGGGTGCGGTGCCCTGGGAGGTGGATGAAGCGCTAGCGGGGCTGGGGCTGCAGGAAATGTTGGCACGTGCTCGCGCCGCCGGCGGGACTGCCATCACCCATGAGCTCCAGATCTTGCGAGAGCCGGAGACAGGCTCGATGGTGGCCTACTCCGCGCGCGCCGCCCAGGTCGGCGAGTACGTCACGGTCATGCTCGAAGACATCACCGAACGTAAGCGTGCCGAAGAAGTCGAACAGGCGCGCGCTCAGGAGCTGTGGCGGTCCCTCAAGCCCAAGGCTCTGCCTCGCCTGGTGGCGGTCTCCGTCGCCGCTCGCCATTCGGCCGGCGGTTCCACCGACATCGGAGGTTCCTGGTACGACGCCATTCAGCTGTCCGGTGGGCGGGTGGCACTGATCAGCGGCAGCGTGACGGGCGGTGGACTCAGTGAAGCCATCACCATGGGACAGTTGCGTGCCACAGTGGCGGAACTGACTGCCCTGGACTACCCGCTGGCTGAACTGATGGCGCGACTTGGGGAGAGCGAGGTCGTCACCTCAGCCCTCGCCGGAGATCTCCAGGCACAGCTCTTGCTCGCTCTGTACGACGCCACGACCGGATCGCTGTCTATGGTCAGCGCGGAACACCCGCCTCCTGTCCTGGCGGCCCCGGCCGAGTCGGCCAGACTTCCCGACCTGCACGGCGGGCCGGGGTTGGGCGCCTCACCGTTGGCCTACGAGATCTCCCATGCCGATGTGCCGTCAGGGTCCCTGCTGGCCCTCTCGACGACGGGATTCACCGGGACGCAGACCGAGGCTGAACATCTGCGTCCAGAGGTCGCGCGGCTACTGGAGCGCACCCTCTCCCTCGGAAGCGTCCCTCCTCTGGAGGATGCCTGCGACGCTCTCGCAAACCTGGCGGAAGACGAGACAACCACAGGGGAGGCCTCGGTGCTTCTCGCTCACCTGGATCGCGTTCCCTCGGATCGGGTGGCCGCTTGGAACCTTCCTTGGGATCCTCAATCTGCCGGCAGCGCCCGCAAGAAGGTTCTGGCCCAGGTCTGTGAGTGGGGCGAGGAGGAGCTGGCGTTCACCGCCGAGCTTGTGGTGAGCGAGCTGATCGGCAATGTGATCCGTCACACCGAGCAGGGGCCTGTGCGACTGCGTCTCCTCCATTTGGGTCAGGACCTTGTTATCGAGGTCTATGACGGCAGCCAATCCATGCCCCATATGCAGCCCATTCGGCTCATGGAGGAGAGCGGCCGAGGGCTGATGATGATCGGGGAGATGGCAGCGGCGATGAACGGTGGCTGGGGCGCTCGTTACACCCAGGACGGAAAATGCATCTGGGTCAGACTTGGACAGGCCGACGACAAGAGAGCCGACCCGGGACCCGCGGTCACCTCTCTGCTGTCAGCACTGGACGAGACCATGGCGACGTCGGAGTAG
- a CDS encoding ATP-binding protein — translation MTDGEAYTEHLEKPPVPWSFTPGTDELESALDSFKTEWDALVAQGQARRNVRRQFNSALAVGSDSLGPQESDRLAGALAELGMLRPGEGTPMADARTDQPPAAVSDRSVVQPLRGGVRLSVPGARLVPTDAVTAMVEAIGHTVEARGIGCVFGQPGVGKTVAAHHALDLLPSQTPAWRAVVAVRPDLPQLRECLLEACGLPTASLARSPQAADSALKETLQQPGVLFLDDAQRLSPPLLDYLRLLWDEPDTAAALVLCGAAAEQAIDNVPAVSSRVLSWHQTAGLEPDQLTETLTEFHDVWADAEPADIAWADSTVAHGNFRTWAKITSHLYALVQRNSRTHVDRTMIEQACARLRTYP, via the coding sequence ATGACCGACGGCGAGGCGTACACCGAGCACCTGGAAAAGCCCCCGGTACCGTGGTCCTTCACGCCGGGGACGGACGAGCTGGAATCGGCGCTGGACTCGTTCAAGACGGAATGGGATGCGCTGGTCGCACAAGGACAAGCTCGGCGAAACGTACGCAGGCAGTTCAACTCCGCACTCGCGGTGGGCAGTGACTCACTCGGCCCGCAGGAATCCGACCGGCTCGCAGGAGCCCTGGCCGAGCTGGGAATGCTGCGCCCGGGCGAGGGCACGCCCATGGCCGATGCCCGGACGGATCAGCCGCCCGCTGCCGTGTCGGACCGGAGCGTCGTCCAACCCCTACGGGGTGGGGTGCGGCTGTCCGTGCCCGGAGCACGTCTCGTCCCAACCGACGCGGTCACCGCAATGGTGGAGGCCATCGGGCACACGGTTGAGGCCCGTGGGATCGGATGCGTGTTCGGCCAGCCGGGAGTGGGCAAAACAGTGGCCGCCCATCACGCTCTGGACCTGTTGCCATCGCAGACGCCGGCCTGGCGAGCGGTCGTCGCCGTACGGCCCGACCTACCCCAGTTGCGTGAATGCCTGCTGGAGGCATGCGGTCTGCCGACGGCATCCCTGGCACGCTCCCCACAGGCGGCCGATAGCGCTCTCAAGGAGACGCTTCAGCAACCTGGTGTGCTCTTCCTCGACGACGCACAACGCCTCTCACCCCCGCTGCTGGACTACCTGCGACTGCTGTGGGACGAACCCGACACAGCCGCCGCGCTGGTGCTGTGTGGAGCGGCAGCAGAGCAGGCGATCGACAACGTCCCAGCCGTGAGCTCCAGAGTGCTGTCCTGGCACCAGACCGCAGGACTGGAACCGGACCAGCTCACCGAGACGCTGACCGAGTTCCACGACGTGTGGGCCGACGCGGAACCCGCGGACATCGCGTGGGCCGACTCCACCGTGGCCCACGGGAACTTCCGCACCTGGGCGAAGATCACCTCACACCTCTACGCCCTCGTCCAACGCAACTCCCGGACACACGTAGACCGCACCATGATCGAACAAGCATGCGCACGGCTGAGGACCTACCCATGA
- a CDS encoding peptidoglycan DD-metalloendopeptidase family protein, which yields MGKVQIAGGAVGALVFALLVGVMLFLVISVDGADASTASTSGSLKIGKGGVPATYAPLIQQAADDCDAGLPSSVLAAQLKQESGFQADPGKSSAGALGIAQFMPGTWKTAGVDGNGDGRKDPLDPEDAIPAQGKMMCKLLRTAKKHPGYNGSPVELALAGYNAGWGRVEQYRGVPPKSFANGETHNYVKIIMSNVASLTGPEGGLATGWTRPVDGPLGTPYHQRGGAWSSGMHTGIDFTVSTGTTVKAAGAGKVVTAGSGGSYGNQIVIKHADNTYSQYGHLSKISVSTGDRLKAGQKIGLSGATGNVSGPHLHFEIRTGPAYGSDIDPSAFLRKRGVKL from the coding sequence TTGGGCAAGGTGCAAATCGCGGGCGGCGCCGTGGGAGCGCTCGTCTTCGCCCTGCTCGTCGGCGTCATGCTGTTCTTGGTGATATCCGTGGACGGGGCAGACGCCAGTACTGCGTCGACGTCGGGCTCGCTGAAGATCGGCAAGGGCGGCGTGCCCGCCACCTATGCACCACTCATCCAGCAGGCCGCCGACGACTGCGACGCCGGACTGCCGTCGAGCGTCCTGGCCGCCCAACTCAAGCAGGAGTCGGGCTTCCAAGCCGACCCGGGCAAGAGCAGCGCAGGAGCCCTGGGTATAGCCCAGTTCATGCCCGGCACATGGAAGACCGCTGGGGTGGACGGCAACGGGGACGGCAGGAAGGATCCCCTCGACCCCGAGGACGCGATACCGGCGCAGGGCAAGATGATGTGCAAACTGCTGCGCACGGCCAAGAAGCACCCCGGCTACAACGGAAGCCCCGTCGAACTTGCCCTGGCCGGCTACAACGCCGGCTGGGGCAGAGTGGAGCAGTACCGCGGAGTTCCCCCCAAGTCGTTCGCCAACGGGGAGACCCACAACTACGTGAAGATCATCATGTCCAACGTCGCCTCACTGACCGGCCCCGAGGGCGGTCTTGCCACCGGATGGACCCGGCCTGTCGACGGTCCTCTGGGTACTCCTTACCACCAGCGCGGCGGCGCGTGGTCCAGCGGCATGCACACCGGAATCGACTTCACCGTCTCCACCGGCACCACCGTCAAGGCGGCCGGCGCAGGCAAGGTGGTGACCGCGGGCAGCGGCGGATCCTACGGCAACCAGATCGTCATCAAGCACGCGGACAACACCTACAGCCAGTACGGCCATCTCTCGAAGATCTCCGTCTCCACCGGGGACCGCCTCAAAGCCGGCCAGAAGATCGGCCTCTCCGGGGCCACCGGAAACGTCTCCGGTCCCCACCTGCACTTCGAGATCCGTACCGGCCCGGCATACGGCTCGGACATCGACCCCAGCGCCTTCCTGCGCAAGAGAGGAGTGAAGCTGTGA
- a CDS encoding SCO6880 family protein — MSAAEPTTYSGWQSERSGFIGNLSGAGFVLVAAASVVALIPLYLRSLSGAFIALPLAAVLLLLAYGRVLGLTADQWITLAVRHQIAVATSRNLFFSGLFAPRAKDGHQPMDLPGSLARLHLLDAPDGMGGQLGIMHNPVDNTYTAVCRVSHPGLALVDTERQNARVGAWAAVLRSQCKEDGVITRIAVHQRSLPDDGAALRSWTERHLSEDAPAPAVEALDQLMAGAGPAATIRETYLSVTLSAFRARLAIKGSGGGQRGAAAVLVRELNALQPALSSAGLQVAEWLDPRGVAQAIRTAYDPEAHVMLAERNNAAATVPGWQGTPRGVDPGVAGPAAAESQWGVYRHDGAWTVSYQVRGFPQSEVYATFLQPLLKPRSNARRSLSLVYEPIGPGKARKELARERTKREAARGLRAKTGRAESEDERRESITARSQDVARAAGHGVVRLTALVAVTVLDLEQLEIACADLQADASAAGLELRRVWGAQDDAFAASALPLGHGLPDRRVGI, encoded by the coding sequence GTGTCGGCAGCCGAGCCCACCACCTACAGCGGCTGGCAATCGGAGCGCAGCGGGTTCATCGGCAACCTGAGCGGGGCGGGTTTCGTGCTGGTCGCGGCCGCTTCGGTCGTCGCTCTGATCCCGCTCTACCTCCGTTCCCTCTCCGGCGCGTTCATCGCCCTCCCGTTGGCGGCCGTGCTCCTGCTCCTCGCGTACGGGCGCGTGCTGGGGCTCACGGCAGACCAGTGGATCACCCTCGCAGTAAGGCACCAGATCGCCGTGGCCACCAGCAGAAACCTGTTCTTCTCCGGATTGTTCGCACCACGCGCCAAGGACGGGCACCAGCCCATGGACCTTCCCGGGTCGCTGGCGCGCCTGCACCTGCTGGACGCCCCCGACGGCATGGGCGGGCAGCTGGGCATCATGCACAACCCTGTCGACAACACCTATACCGCGGTGTGTCGGGTCTCCCATCCCGGTCTGGCGCTGGTCGACACGGAGCGGCAGAACGCCAGGGTGGGGGCTTGGGCGGCGGTGCTGCGCAGCCAGTGCAAGGAGGACGGGGTGATCACCAGGATCGCCGTCCACCAGCGCTCCCTCCCGGACGACGGGGCCGCCCTGCGCTCGTGGACGGAGCGGCACCTCTCCGAGGATGCGCCGGCCCCGGCGGTCGAGGCTCTCGATCAGCTGATGGCGGGGGCCGGGCCGGCGGCCACCATCCGCGAGACGTATCTGTCGGTGACCCTCTCCGCCTTCCGGGCCCGGCTGGCCATCAAGGGGTCCGGCGGGGGTCAGCGGGGGGCGGCGGCCGTGCTGGTCAGGGAGCTCAATGCCCTGCAGCCGGCGCTCAGCAGTGCCGGGCTCCAGGTCGCGGAGTGGCTCGACCCGCGCGGTGTGGCGCAGGCGATCCGCACCGCCTACGATCCGGAGGCCCATGTGATGCTGGCCGAGCGCAACAACGCGGCGGCCACCGTCCCCGGCTGGCAGGGGACGCCCCGTGGGGTGGATCCGGGGGTGGCCGGCCCGGCGGCGGCGGAGTCGCAGTGGGGTGTCTACCGGCACGACGGGGCCTGGACGGTCAGCTACCAGGTCCGCGGGTTTCCGCAGAGCGAGGTGTACGCCACGTTTCTGCAGCCGCTTCTCAAACCCCGTTCCAATGCCCGGCGTTCGCTGTCGCTCGTCTATGAGCCGATCGGTCCGGGCAAGGCACGCAAGGAGCTGGCCCGGGAGCGGACGAAGCGGGAGGCGGCCCGCGGTCTTCGGGCCAAGACCGGCCGGGCGGAGAGCGAGGACGAGCGCCGGGAGTCGATCACCGCGCGGTCGCAGGATGTGGCCCGTGCGGCCGGGCACGGGGTGGTGCGGCTCACCGCGCTGGTCGCCGTGACCGTTCTGGATCTGGAGCAGCTCGAGATCGCGTGCGCGGATCTGCAGGCGGACGCGTCGGCGGCGGGTCTGGAGCTGCGGCGGGTGTGGGGTGCGCAGGACGATGCGTTCGCCGCCTCGGCTCTTCCGCTCGGTCACGGTCTGCCGGACAGGCGGGTGGGGATCTGA
- a CDS encoding type VI secretion protein, which produces MRLPFFPRRSEGEDSALKARPLADLFDPSESAALPEQLSAREQRRARLLEDSDAAMRVAPRKGWNQPLAGRAASFNKADVFRADTGRASGIYPFLHGASLPSIGVYIGWNTLTQQAFSAHPTAWVGEGLCTNPNVMITGIPGSGKSAHIKALAFRMMALGHRTLIAGDVKGEYRTLCEHLGVAPVRLGPGMPGRLNPLDAGPLGYELEGITDREEYKARLQEIHRRRLTLLQALLELQLRRNLAPQEEECLDVAVREVTGELYGQDRLRIPTLPLVYEKLKDPTGEMAREMRVRGNDVQLAREQMASLRAALGGMITGHLAGLFDKETSIGLDWDAPIQSVDVSALESYGDDTIAMVLTCVSSWAQSAIDRPGSRPWLVVRDELWRQMRSGGTAMVRKIDADLRLSRATGTIQVLATHRLSDFEAVGSADSEAVAIARDLIASCETRIQLAQDTAPLNLTRDAIGLTDAECDLIASWGAGQRGRALWKVGRGGGHAVQLMLSHIEQKLFETDERMVM; this is translated from the coding sequence ATGCGGCTTCCGTTCTTCCCCCGCCGGTCGGAGGGCGAGGACAGCGCGCTGAAGGCCCGGCCGCTGGCCGACCTGTTCGATCCCTCCGAGTCGGCGGCGCTTCCCGAGCAGCTGAGTGCCCGTGAGCAGCGCCGGGCGCGGCTGCTGGAGGATTCCGATGCGGCGATGCGGGTGGCTCCCCGCAAGGGCTGGAACCAGCCGTTGGCGGGCCGGGCGGCCTCCTTCAACAAGGCGGATGTCTTCCGCGCCGACACCGGACGCGCCAGCGGCATCTACCCGTTTCTGCACGGTGCGTCGCTGCCGTCCATCGGGGTGTACATCGGCTGGAACACCCTCACTCAGCAGGCGTTCAGTGCTCATCCGACGGCCTGGGTCGGTGAGGGGCTGTGCACCAATCCCAACGTGATGATCACGGGGATTCCGGGTTCCGGGAAGAGCGCGCACATCAAGGCGCTGGCTTTCCGCATGATGGCGCTGGGGCACCGCACGCTGATCGCCGGGGACGTCAAGGGCGAGTACCGGACGCTGTGCGAGCACCTGGGGGTCGCTCCGGTCCGGCTGGGGCCCGGGATGCCCGGCCGGCTCAACCCGTTGGACGCGGGTCCGCTCGGATACGAGCTGGAGGGCATCACCGACCGGGAGGAGTACAAGGCCCGGCTTCAGGAGATCCACCGTCGGCGCCTCACCCTGCTCCAGGCGCTGCTGGAGCTTCAGTTGCGGCGGAATCTGGCGCCGCAGGAGGAGGAATGCCTGGATGTGGCTGTCCGGGAGGTGACCGGGGAGCTGTACGGCCAGGACCGGCTGCGGATACCGACGCTTCCGCTGGTCTACGAGAAGCTGAAGGACCCCACGGGCGAGATGGCCCGTGAGATGCGGGTGCGCGGGAATGATGTGCAGCTCGCACGCGAGCAGATGGCGTCGCTGCGTGCCGCCCTGGGCGGGATGATCACAGGTCATCTGGCGGGGCTGTTCGACAAGGAGACCTCGATCGGTCTGGACTGGGACGCCCCGATCCAGTCCGTCGACGTGTCGGCGCTGGAGTCGTACGGGGACGACACGATCGCCATGGTGCTGACCTGCGTCTCCTCCTGGGCCCAGAGCGCGATCGACCGGCCGGGGTCCCGCCCGTGGCTGGTGGTGCGTGACGAGCTGTGGCGGCAGATGCGCAGCGGAGGCACGGCGATGGTCCGCAAGATCGATGCCGATCTGCGGCTGAGCCGGGCGACGGGCACGATCCAGGTGCTGGCCACCCACCGGCTGTCGGACTTCGAGGCGGTGGGTTCCGCCGATTCGGAGGCGGTCGCCATCGCCAGGGATCTGATCGCCAGCTGTGAGACGCGCATCCAGCTGGCGCAGGACACCGCACCGCTCAATCTCACCCGCGATGCGATCGGTCTGACGGACGCGGAGTGCGATCTGATCGCTTCCTGGGGGGCGGGGCAGCGGGGCCGGGCGCTGTGGAAGGTGGGCCGCGGCGGTGGCCACGCGGTGCAGCTGATGCTGTCCCACATCGAGCAGAAGCTTTTCGAGACGGACGAGCGGATGGTGATGTGA